A genome region from Apus apus isolate bApuApu2 chromosome 2, bApuApu2.pri.cur, whole genome shotgun sequence includes the following:
- the RNF152 gene encoding E3 ubiquitin-protein ligase RNF152 produces METLSQDSLLECQICFNYYSPRRRPKLLDCKHTCCSVCLQQMRTSQKDLRCPWCRGITKLPPGYSVSQLPDDPEVIAVIAIPHTSEHTPVFIKLPSNGCYMLPLPLSKERALLPGDIGCRLLPGSQQKSLAVVTIPAEQQPLQGGLPAEGGAEEPDRRGVVKSSTWSGVCTVILVACVLVFLLGIVLHNMSCISKRFTVISCG; encoded by the coding sequence ATGGAGACCCTGTCCCAGGACTCTCTGCTGGAGTGCCAGATTTGCTTCAACTACTACAGCCCCCGCAGGCGGCCCAAGCTGCTGGACTGCAAGCACACCTGCTGCTCGGTGTGCCTGCAGCAGATGAGGACCAGCCAGAAGGACCTGCGGTGCCCCTGGTGCCGTGGGATCACCAAGCTGCCGCCGGGGTACTCTGTGTCGCAGCTGCCCGATGACCCGGAGGTGATTGCCGTCATTGCAATCCCCCACACCTCGGAGCACACCCCTGTCTTCATCAAACTCCCTAGCAATGGCTGCTACATGCTGCCCTTGCCCCTCTCCAAGGAGAGGGCACTATTGCCAGGAGACATTGGCTGCCgcctcctgcctggcagccagcagAAGTCCCTGGCGGTGGTGACAATCCCGGCGGAGCAGCAGCCGCTGCAGGGCGGCCTTCCTGCCGAGGGTGGAGCCGAGGAACCGGACCGGAGAGGCGTTGTGAAAAGCTCCACCTGGTCAGGGGTATGCACTGTGATCCTGGTGGCCTGCGTCCTGGTCTTTCTCCTGGGCATCGTCCTCCACAACATGTCGTGCATTTCCAAGCGCTTCACGGTGATCTCCTGCGGCTGA